The window CGCTCTTCAAAACAAAATTTCCAGTCATCCAGGCAGGTATGATATGGTGCTCCGGTTGGGAACTGGCAAGTGCTTGTTCCAATGAAGGAGTACTAGGGGTCATCGGTTCTGGGTCTATGTATCCCGAGGTATTGGAAGAACATCTCATCAAATGCAAGAAAGCCACTAGTAGGCCTTTTGCGGTCAACCTTCCTCTGCTCTATCCACAGATCGATGATCATATCGATTTGATAGAGAAGCATGATGTGCCCATTGTCATCACTTCTGCCGGCAATCCGGCCAAATGGACCGAACACTTCAAGTCGAAGGGAATCCAAGTGATGCATGTGGTGTCCAGCAGGAAGTTCGCGCTGAAGGCTCAAAGTGCTGGAGTGGATGCCGTGATTGCAGAGGGCTTTGAAGCTGGAGGGCATAATGGTCGTGAAGAGACCACCACACTCTGTTTGATCCCTGATGTAGCAGAAGCGATCGAAGTTCCGCTGATCGCAGCTGGAGGCATTGCTTCTGGAAGGGCCATGCTTGCTGCGATGAACCTAGGTGCTGATGCCATACAGATCGGAAGCCGCTTCGTGGCCAGTGAAGAATCATCGGCCCATCAGGCCTTCAAGCAAAGGGTAGTGGATGCCAAAGAAGGAGACACCCACCTGACCCTGAAAGAATTGACTCCCGTCAGATTGTTGGACAATGCCTTTTACCGGGCTGTGCTAGAAGCCTATGAGAAGGATGCTGAAAGGGATGAATTGGCCGAGCTACTCGGTAGGGGAAGGGCCAAAAAAGGAATGTTCCTCGGTGACCTGGATCAAGGAGAACTGGAGATCGGTCAAGTGTCAAGCATGATAGATGAAGTACTCCCTGCAGCTGAGATCATTCAGAACATCCTCGCTGAATTCAGGGAAGCATTG of the Flavobacteriales bacterium genome contains:
- a CDS encoding nitronate monooxygenase, which translates into the protein MNRFCTLFKTKFPVIQAGMIWCSGWELASACSNEGVLGVIGSGSMYPEVLEEHLIKCKKATSRPFAVNLPLLYPQIDDHIDLIEKHDVPIVITSAGNPAKWTEHFKSKGIQVMHVVSSRKFALKAQSAGVDAVIAEGFEAGGHNGREETTTLCLIPDVAEAIEVPLIAAGGIASGRAMLAAMNLGADAIQIGSRFVASEESSAHQAFKQRVVDAKEGDTHLTLKELTPVRLLDNAFYRAVLEAYEKDAERDELAELLGRGRAKKGMFLGDLDQGELEIGQVSSMIDEVLPAAEIIQNILAEFREALQEQSTSARFKF